Proteins encoded by one window of Cannabis sativa cultivar Pink pepper isolate KNU-18-1 chromosome 4, ASM2916894v1, whole genome shotgun sequence:
- the LOC133036978 gene encoding uncharacterized protein LOC133036978, translating into MTSNWAKSFNNTTKDARGFRITAVVAFLRSKVQKWFASRKEKADKWTKPLAPEMEEDLTLHFEKGPYLNVDSCGPYMLQVHPGGTVLTGGVVDLQEHTCTCGLFQCMKFPCPHACAASQERSISMYTLCSPYYTTEYWRWTYEGTIMPVGDEDDWELPDDIKNMTVGVPVEKQPVGRPKKQKVGRIKNNRTACNSERIIKSRNCSKCGAKGHNRSTCTYRN; encoded by the coding sequence ATGACGAGCAACTGGGCTAAGAGCTTCAACAACACaactaaggatgcaagaggCTTCCGGATCACTGCTGTTGTAGCATTCCTGAGGTCCAAAGTCCAAAAGTGGTTTGCTTCACGAAAAGAAAAAGCTGACAAGTGGACGAAACCcctagcaccagaaatggaggaggacttgacattgcattttgaaaaggGTCCGTATTTGAACGTTGATTCATGCGGACCTTACATGTTGCAGGTTCACCCTGGAGGAACAGTTCTGACCGGTGGCGTAGTGGACTTGCAGGAACATACTTGCACTTGCGGCTTGTTCCAGTGCATGAAGTTTCCTTGTCCTCATGCATGTGCTGCATCTCAGGAGCGAAGTATTAGCATGTACACACTATGCTCGCCATATTACACGACAGAATATTGGAGGTGGACATATGAAGGAACAATTATGCCagttggtgacgaggatgattgggaatTGCCTGATGACATAAAGAACATGACAGTTGGAGTGCCTGTTGAGAAGCAACCAGTAGGGCGACCCAAGAAGCAAAAGGTTGGAAGAATTAAGAACAACCGAACTGCTTGTAACAGTGAAAGGATTATCAAATCACGAAATTGTAGCAAGTGCGGTGCCAAGGGGCACAACAGAAGCACTTGCACCTACCgaaattaa
- the LOC133036977 gene encoding uncharacterized protein LOC133036977, producing MVVGLYEMKKGFDYYVRKFGTDIWYVTCKDTDFGWRLRAKNNILSNMFEVSTFHNVHTCSLDLRGKDNRQASPLIVAHLIKDKFATDGSDHLASDIRKSMHKDYGIQMSYEKAWRCREKALHLARGTPEDSYSKLPSYLHMLQLRNPGTSTDFVVEDGRFNGSGCRESFPIAFAIVDSENHNSWTYFMRKLKETIGDVENLAFVLDRHQSIVPALDIVFPDAHHGACYHHIIMNVNHKFKNDVFTNPIYTCAYTYSRSEFHREFENIRAMNAVVAQYLEEIGFE from the exons ATGGTTGTTGGCCTGTATGAAATGAAGAAAGGGTTTGACTACTACGTTAGGAAGTTCGGTACTGATATTTGGTACGTCACATGTAAGGATACAGATTTTGGGTGGAGATTAAGAGCGAAGAATAACATACTTTCTAACATGTTTGAGGTGAGTACATTTCATAATGTACATACATGTTCCCTTGATCTTCGAGGAAAAGATAACCGTCAAGCATCACCTTTGATAGTTGCCCAtctaattaaggataagttcGCAACTGACGGCTCGGATCACTTGGCCTCTGATAtaagaaaaagtatgcacaaggaTTACGGGATCCAAATGAGTTATGAAAAGGCATGGAGGTGCAGAGAGAAGGCACTACACCTAGCTCGGGGTACACCTGAAGATTCGTACTCAAAATTACCTAGTTACTTGCACATGCTACAGTTGAGAAATCCAGGTACCAGTACGGATTTTGTGGTAGAAGATGGTCGCTTCAA TGGCTCTGGATGCAGGGAGTCATTTCCGATAGCTTTTGCTATAGTTGACAGTGAAAACCACAATTCCTGGacctattttatgagaaaattgaaagaaacgatTGGTGATGTTGAGAACTTAGCCTTTGTTttggataggcatcaaagcattgttcCTGCTTTGGATATCGTGTTCCCTGATGCACACCACGGTGCATGCTACCACCACATTATTATGAACGTCAACCACAAGTTCAAGAATGACGTCTTCACGAATCCCATTTACACGTGTGCCTACACGTATTCAAGATCAGAGTTTCACAGAGAATTTGAGAACATTCGGGCAATGAATGCTGTGGTTGCACAATATCTTGAGGAAATTGGATTTGAATAA